In Glandiceps talaboti chromosome 14, keGlaTala1.1, whole genome shotgun sequence, a single genomic region encodes these proteins:
- the LOC144445963 gene encoding histamine N-methyltransferase-like, producing the protein MAVEIKTLIHFPDLYFKKYRVIVENGWDIVDTERQQDMIKTFENFDTSNVSVLRVLAVGTGNGLVDEFIIGVLSMKFSTITYVVVEPDKDELQKFKDLATLKTNQGQWQNMNMEFNNATIEEYLEKRNSAETKESFHIVHAIQCAYHFVDPASTLFNMYETLQKGGLFLIVMVKGSAEKVLEKVGEYYYDPKFHFIGSTFVRKILEEHFPDLKVSAKYRKKTVVVNECFKEDSQEGNDMLDLLTEILDFRKTAPKQLYDDVMMIIDTHCIKSDGKIILSAGEEDLIIVKV; encoded by the exons ATGGCTGTTGAAATTAAAACTCTAATCCACTTTCCTGACTTATATTTCAAGAAGTACAGGGTGATAGTGGAAAATGGATGGGATATCGTGGATACAGAACGTCAGCAGGACATGATTAAGACATTTGAGAACTTCGACACTAGCAATGTTTCTGTACTTCGTGTACTGGCTGTTGGTACTGGGAATG GTTTGGTTGATGAGTTTATCATTGGTGTTCTGTCAATGAAGTTTTCTACGATCACCTATGTAGTCGTGGAACCAGACAAAGATGAACTCCAGAAATTTAAAGACCTTGCAACACTGAAGACAAACCAGGGTCAATGGCAGAATATGAATATGGAGTTTAATAACGCGACGATTGAAGAGTACCTGGAGAAAAGAAACAGCGCAGAGACGAAAGAGTCTTTCCATATAGTGCATGCAATTCAATGTGCCTACCATTTCGTTGATCCAGCTAGCACGTTGTTTAACATGTATGAGACCTTGCAGAAGGGTGGACTATTCTTGATAGTTATGGTGAAGG GTTCAGCCGAGAAAGTCCTTGAAAAGGTCGGAGAGTATTATTATGATCCGAAGTTTCATTTCATTGGTTCAACATTTGTCCGCAAAATTCTGGAAGAGCACTTCCCAGACTTGAAAGTCAGCGCCAAGTATAGAAAGAAGACTGTCGTGGTGAACGAGTGCTTCAAGGAAGATTCACAAGAGGGCAACGACATGCTTGATTTACTCACAGAGATTCTGGATTTTAGGAAGACTGCTCCAAAGCAGTTgtatgatgacgtcatgatgATCATAGATACCCACTGTATTAAATCTGATGGTAAAATCATTTTGAGTGCGGGTGAGGAAGATCTGATCATTGTCAAAGTTTAG